DNA from Toxoplasma gondii ME49 chromosome X, whole genome shotgun sequence:
agactggCGGAGCGAAGGTCGCGGGAGGGCCCGTTGAAAGAGGCCACCCGCGAGACACACTCGCCTGCGAGAGCAGGGAGCACGAGTGCCTGCCGCTGCAAGTGCCTTGCATGCCCTCCCAGTGAGAGCCAACGGCTGTGCTTGTCTGCTTTGCCACGTTCTCTCCGGGTGTCTGGCGCTCTTCCACACAAAGCCGCGGCGCCCATGGGCCTACGCTCAAACCCATCCCACTTCCGGCCCTTTCCACGCCATCCACGCAGCTGAGGTAGGGTGAACCGTTGTGAACAAGAAACAACCCCCCGGGAGCAGGCGACACAAGATGCTGGTCGTCCTTTATCATTCGCTGTTGCAGCTGTGGCGAGAGAGTCAAGAGCAAGTGACCGCCAGAGTCAGTGTGAGCTGCCGACAGCTCAGAAGGAGCCTGTAAGGCCGGCGAGTCGTCTGGCGTGGGCCGAGAACGCATCGTCACCTGGGTTTTATCAAGTGCATGTGGTGAGGAGTGGAACCCCTTGCTCGAGGATTCGGGACCTCTGAAACCTTCGCGTTGCGTCGGGAATGATGCCAGATCTCCTGAAACGTACAAAGGGATGTGATCGTTTCCTGTGTGCGATTcatcctgtctctctggactTCCACTGCACTCTGTATTTTGCGTGTTGCCGGTCTGCGCTGGTGCTGGACTCAGCTCCGTTGCTTCTTGCTCTGAAATGCATTGGCCAATCGGCTTGGTGGAGCCAAGCGGAGAGAATTCGGCAGTGTTTGTCTGTTGACGACCCGTGactgctctctgcttctctcgttcctgcGCAAGCACCTCATCCACTTGCCCCAGACGCAATTCAAAACAGGCGGTCGTCAAAGGGTCAGTTGCGCGGTGCTTTATTGGTGACTGTGAGTGGGACTCCAACGGAGATCCTAAATCCTCCTTTTCAGAGGTTACACAGCATGTTtgctctgctttctttcctttgccACGAAGAGCTTGTCCAACTGATGATTCGACCTGGCAGCCAAAAGAGAGGCACAGGGGAAAAGTTCAGAAATTGAGCGATAACACCTGGTCCGAAAAAGCCTTGACTTCTGCGCCGCTGACACGCGGTTTCCACTTGGAATACCTGACAgtgcgggggggggggttgTGCAACAAGAGAAAACTGCCGGGCAGATGCTATGACATGCAGTGAAGCAATGCCAGCACGCAAGACACGGAAATATACCCTACTTGAGAGTTCATTCGATCACAGAAAGGACATGTGACGACAGCCAGCCGATCACGGTGGAACATTGTCGACGCTTTTTACTCCTCAACTGCGGTGAACCATCAAAAAAAGGCAAtcgtctctgcgttgtccTCGCTCAAGCCAAGTGAGAGCGACAAATACTGCATTCACACAAGCTGCCTGGCCCTACGTTCTTGGCACGGAGAAGCGTCACAACCTCCTCGAGGCGCTCCAACGCTCGCGACAGCAGGGACTTGAGAACGTCCacctctcgttctttctcacGGAGACCAGAGGCTAGCGCTGTAacttcttccgctctgaGCGTCTCGAGTTCCCTGACTCGGGTACGCGTGGTTCGCAGGTCTTTCGCCAAACCTTGCAGGAGGTTCCTGCTCTCCACTTCTACGCATGCCCGTTGGACccgctgtctgtacagcgcGCCTTGCAAGTACACACATGTCGGACAATTCAAGTGCGTTTGTCTCTCAGGTGTCATCGAAGCTGGCGGTCGACGGACGGGCGACTGCGACCAGAAACGCGATGGTTCTCGACCCGAGCGACGCTCGTCCCTCGGGAGTGAAGTCAGTCTCAGTCTCCGCAGCACGGCATGCAGGCGGTAATCCTGTCCCTCCTCAAGTCTGTTTCCGCCGCCCCTGTGCTCCTCAAAGCGGTCTGGACACTCGACAGCGCCGACGTCGGCGCACCGCCAAACTTCTTCAAGGTACTCCTTTCGTCGCATGCTCAGGGACCGAGCCCGGGAACCTCCctcactctctcctctgccctCACCGCCACTTCCCTTCTTGGCATCGCCACCATCGCCCGCGACGCTCTGCTCCTCGCTCGTCCGAGTCACCAGACCCGTGCGGCTTCCCGCGGAAGTCTGTCGCGAACGAAACTTGCGAAGTTCGCGCTGGACTTGGAGCTGAAGGAGCTCGAGGGCTTCCAGGCAGCGACTCTCCTCTCGAGTGACGTCGGCTGCCATGCGGAGCGGAAGAAGCATGAGATTTCACGCGTGACCGAACTCCCAATTATATGCCTGCGTTTCCCACGAAGGAATACGGCACATGACTTCACAGAGACTTCCGATTTGTCGCGATTTGTCGGCAACACGGAGAGCACGCTGGCGGAGTTCCACAAAACTAAATTAGTTGTTCTCAACTGTAGATCAAAGAGTACGTTGCCACGGTTTCTCAGAGGTCCACCAGAAACAAGACACGGAACTGGTGGAGTCCTTGCCAAAAAAAGCTCGCGATACAGCCGACAACTCTTCGACGCTGAAGGCCACCGAGACACGCGAGTGCGCAGATGGCACCTGTACAAACGTCTGGTGAGACCAGGTATCGGCACCTGCAAGCGAGAAGAGTTGCTTCacctttgtctttttttttcagggaaACCCCTGCGGGGGACACTGCGTCCTTTCGGCACTGAAGTGTCTTGACGAACTGCCGCCTCCTGCACAAGATCTGACAGGGACAtaaaagagaggaacgcaaGGCCACTGCGACTTGCCGTGTCACTTGGATCCTCCTGTGGTGTCGCAAAATGGCGTGGATTGGTTCATCCATGCAGGTTTTAGAACCGTCGCCCGCGATAGGTTCTACGTTTCAGAAGCTAACGCCCCATCACTACTACTGCTACGGTGCAGACGAAGACCGCATACAATACCGGCTAACAGGAGCGCACTTGCTAAAAGGAAGGACCGAAGCACCAGCACACAAACAGCGACTGTAGTGGCATGTAGCTTGGATGGCCGTAAAGTATCGATGCACGTAAACAATGTGCTCAGTACAGAAGATCACATGTCGTTCCGCGAGGCACGAAACGAGCAAGGGAGATGCGGTTGTGCTTCTGTAACGAAGAGACAATAAACAGATAAGAATCAAGCGGAAgtgaaaggaaggaaacagatTCAGAAAGCTGGCGAGCTATTGCCGGCGAAGGGGCAACCTCGACAAGGGAAAGGTAGATTTGCCCTACTCTCTATGCATGCGCACACCGAGTTTCCTGTGCCGCGTTACAGCAGACATGGCATTAACAAGGAATTTGGTTGATATCTTCTAGCAGAGAAGCCAAGTAAAAATGCAACACATATTTTCGTGAATGAGAAACACACCAGATATTTGGTGAGAAAGAGTTCGACAAACACACCAACGGTCGCGCAGTACGGGACATCCATCAACATGTCTTGCATGCAACCTCCAGCTGCGAGAAAACCATCGCAGCTTTCCGCCTGAGAACCCAGAGTCAGCTTCCTGTTTGTGTGAGGATTACCTTATCTGAAATCCACATGCTtcaaaaagagaaaagtgTGGGGACGCAGCACCTTAGCCCCAAGAATATACTTCTCCACGGAAATGCCAACACTGTTCGACGTCAGCATATAcccgaagagaagagaggtcgCAATTTCAGTCAGAGCATGCGCCAAAACACAGAACATCTAATGGGATCCTTTGAACCAGTGGAATTTTCGTGAAGTTAGACATCCGAAAAGGCCATCCAAGCGGAGAGGAATCTCACAATTGCCTCCGTTTCTACCTTTTCGATGTGGCCATAGAAACGCTACAGAACCGCGAGGCGGACGGCTAGCGTGCCTGTCGCAAATGTTGTTTAAAAATGCTCTTTGATTTTGAGGCATTGGTGTTGCAAGTTAATTGCTGAGCACGGTAATCCGGCCACTCTCTCGTGGTCCcggtctttctctgtttttcgtaCTACATGGGGTCCCACGGACCTCAATCAATAGACACAATGCAGGAGCACTTTCTACACTGCCTTGTCTAGTTGTGGTCGAGGGCACACGCAAGTTTCAAGTTCGTGGAAGAAGTACATCACTGCAATGTCGACATGCTTTGGCGTGAGCCTGACATTCTCGTTTTTGTTTATTCATGTTGCCTTCTCCGCTCGTAGCgtgttctcgctctctacTTCAGAAGCACGCACACACGAAACGACTGCGGCAGATGAGAAACTCCGCCGCGGTACTCCGCTGCCAGTCCATGCTTGCGTACAGACGTATACAGCGTTCAATTTTGTTTTCTCGTCGTACAATCTGACACGAGAAGCATAAAATGTCGGGCCACAAGCCGACGGTCGGCGAGCCCGGCTGTGGATCTTTGTATGCCCCCTCCGTTTTTGCTACATTCCAGCTTTTCatccgtttttcctctggTTCACAGCATCACacgaggatatcctcgtcAAAGCGAATCCCCAAGAGAGTGAGGATCGGGGTTGACGATGAACGGATCAGACGCCAATGGAAGTGCAGGGGTTCGTGACAAGGTCGCTTTATCCACTGCGGGACACAGACGTATGCCGGGGACCACTACCGAACGGGCGTTTCTGACTGAACAGACGGTAGCCAAATTATTACAGATTCTACACAAGATTGCCTTTCCACCGCTTTCTGTGCAAGGAGAAGCTACACGAAATGGGCGAACCGGCAGACAGTCTGTGCCAAGAGCGACGGCAGCACTTACACctagagaggagaggaattGAAAGGACGACAAACTTCGGGCTTCTACCGGAAAAGATGTGCGCGCTGCTGCAGCACAATAAATGGTCAATCATAAGATTCACCGGAGGGGCATCTGATCCCGGGAATAACGAACTAAGGACTGTTGCCAGTTTGTGCCATGGGCACTCTGTGCAATCGACAAAGAACGGACGTACTGAATTTTTGTTGACCCCCTATTTCACGCAGTCGCGTTGTAAAAATAGGATGCACTACGAAGATGTCGAAAAcgcgctctctttctttacTATAGCAGTTGATTCGATACCTCTCATTTCGGAAGCTAAACCGGAACAGCGGATAATCACCCATCCACTGACTACGTTTCGAGTCATGAACTGTTGACGAATTAGCATTCGTGTATTTAAAGCTCGAATCTCAGAAAGTAAACTTAGATTAATAAGAGATGACATAAATACTAACAAACCACCGATCTGGGATGGAAATACTTTTAACACCGCATAATATGCTATAAAGTACCATTCAGGTAGGCTATGAAGTGGTGTCACGAACCGAGTATATTTGAAAAAGcaacatttatatacaagctgtacacatatcatgatattcacttaggtagtctccttcctaatgTTAGTCTGTACGGAATAAACGGATCGGATTCTTGTTGGCCTGGCACCTGTTTAGTAACTGGATGAACGCTTTTTGCGCCTGGTATGTATGGATAATACTCTACTCTTCTATAATTTAACCGCTACTGCTGGGACTGTATATTATGTACTTACGGTAGTACTATCAAGCCTCTTCTCCCAAACAGATTTCATGGAAAACCCGAAATTCGCAGGTTTGGTTGACATTTAGCCGCTAATATACAATCATGTaagatatatttatctatcgCACGTTCGGTCTAAAGTCCCGTTATACTGCATAGATCACATAGCTTCTATTTACTCTAGGAGGTACAGCAGGTGTCGTTACGGGTAATGCAGGTATGGATATCGCACTACACGGTACATATTATATTGCTGCACATTTCCACTTTGTACTATCTTGTGGAGCTATCTTAGCAACTATATATGGATTTGTCTTCTATAGTGAAGATATGTTCGGAGATACTTTAAATCCAATCCCCTATAAATACATGTTCTTCACCTTATTTAAATATTTGGTGTGTTGTATTCTTGGCTAGTATTATGTTAATTTTCTTGCCAATGCATGTATTCGGTTTAACGTTATGCCAAGAAGGATCCCAGATTACCGTGATTATCGTTGTTATATTAATCCATGTACACTTGGTTCTAGTTCTACAATAACTATCATCTTAACGGTAGTCGTTTGATGGACCTATCACATCCAGATAACTCAATACCAGTAAGCCGGTTCGTAATACCATTTCATATCGTACCTCAATGGTATTTTCTAGGATATTATGCGGTGTTAGGCAATTCCGCCAAAAACCGGTGGTTTGTTAGTATTTTTGTCATCAACATGTCACTGAAATATCAATAACGATGAAACTTATTTGACTACCATAACAGCATAGAAGATATAGATTTTAGTACCTGTAGGAATAGCAGTCATAATTGTCATAGCTGAGAAGTATGCTCGTGTATCTACTTCTAGACAGACAGTCATCATGTGATGTGCCCATACCAGAGAACGGGTTGCGTGTGTTAAACTCCAACTCGTCACTGACGTAAAGAACCCCGTGTAAAGTATGGCAAAGAACTCGCATGTTCTCGACTTCGCCCTCTGGACGAGCGACAGGGGTATATCTATTGGACGTAAACAACAAGACTGAACATCCCTTTCCTTTGAAATACAGTCTCCGTGTTTGCTTTGTGGAAGCTGTAGTCATCAACAGTGTTGGTTGTATATTGGTATAAGCAGAGAGCCAGTCCCGTAGAATGTCTAAGATAGTACTCATTGGCCATTCTCCCAACcccgttttctcgcttttgcTGTGCGTAGCAAGACCTCCCGTGGCAGCAGGTGGAGTGCGACGGTATGTCAGCGCGATATTGTCACTCGTAAGCGTGTTTGAATGCTGGAAAATAGTGAAGGAAAACCGTCAGACAAGCTCACAAGCTTCGTAGCGCAGAGTCACCACGTCAGACACGTGCTCAGTCGTTGTCAGTAAGCAGAAGCGAGCATTCTTCGCAGTTGTTCACTTCTCAGGGAGATCTTCCCAGCTGCGGATTTTCCAACGGCATAAAAAAGCATTCCAATGATGGTTGGGACAGTCTGGTTCGATGCTGCGACCGCGCGCCGAAATACTGTGACAACATGCGTtttccgcgcatgcagccaagAGATGCTGTGGTAGGTCTTGGCAGGGAAACAACTTTGCGCTAGTGACGCCTTTGAGAACGACTAGCAGAAAAACACCCATGTGCTGAGCCTTTGGTGTTGCGAGCTTGTTGGCGAGTTTCATTTGCGAAGAGGCTCGTGccgtttcgctttttcttcagcgGAAAGAGTCGCCTTGTTCCTCCTTGCGCCACTTATCTTGCACAGTCTTGCTACGCTGTACCTCAGAGCCAAGCTGAGTGTCGGGTATTACACTCGACAGATGAGTCCAAGGGGCTCCGAAGACAGCCTTtcgctgcagaagcagaaaaaatgTTTCTTTCGTTGGCGGCGAAACAGCCAGTGTTTTCTAAGGAGGCAGTGCGcgcttcttttttcgccgtctcttcgctctggAAGCGCTCGTGTCTCATGCCGCTTCCCCTAACTTTCTGACTGCATTGTCTCCACCTtcatttttcttctccgcatcCGGTGAAATGGTTCTTCTGAAACGGAcatcgacgcatgcgttgtgCATAcgctttgtgtctctgtgccgGCAGAAAGGTTGGCTCTGGCGACCTCAGCTGCCGCAGCAAGTCCCAGCTGCGTTCGGCTCCGTGTGACTGTTGTACCAGTTCCTCTGTAaattcctctcttccttggcTCTCTGTACTTAACCGGGAACCAGAACGCTTCATTTCCCCCGGCCGTTAGCCTCTGTGCACATTTCGTTTGCGGCGCTGACCTTTTCTAAGCCGTCacctcagcttcttcgcagGCCCATGCAGAGCTGTTCCGAGAAATTGCTGCGTGTTCTTCCCAAACCGGCAACATGTATCGCTTCTTACTTCCTGTACACACATACGAGCAGATGCGCATTTCTACCGTTCATCAGTTGTGAGGTGCGACGGCGCGCTGGGGGACGCCTGTATAGGCACAGGCTGTAGCGGTTCCCTGACCGTATCTGAGTTTTCTAGGCGCCCTTCTCTCattgtttcttttcctgtaACGCCTCGCGTTCGGCATTCGCAACAAACTCGCacgcggagaaggcgagaagatctgctgcgtctccaaAAGTAGAAACGGATCAGGCGGTGTACATGCAACTGCAGAGAGTGCTGAGTCTTCGTCGGCAGGCTTcgggaaagggagaaaagcgaaaccATGGCTTCATCTGCTCTGTTCGCACCCGCCCCCCCGACGGAGACGGCGGGACGTCATTTGCGCCAGACGCCCGCGGAACTACTTGGACGTTCGCGAGCatgcgagaagacgcagagtaCCGCTCAAGAagcggggaagagaagaagtgaagacGGGAGGCAGGGGTCGAGcggcgaggaaagcgtcgcaGCAATTGAGAGAGACATGGGTGAAAACCGGCCAGAGACGAGGGGTGTGGTCGAGGGGAGCGAGCTGAGGACGGAGGAGGGGAGACACGAAGGTTGGACGGGAGCAGAAGATTTGAGCAACAACGGGAGAAGACAATCAAGGACTGAAGAGGCAAACCGACAGACGGAGTTGCCGGTGTCGACCTGCGATTTAACCGTTTCTGGCCAGTCCGAAAAATGGTGGAGAGAGTCTCAGGGACCTGAAGGAGGGCGAGACGGACAAAGAGGACAGAAGAtttcgagagaggaaaaagcgaaaatgCCTTTGGAGTCGTTTACCGGCGCAGCGAGGATGCGAGTTTGGATGCGAAGGCGAGTTGTGGGAGCGAGGGGCAGTTTCTCCTGCAGATCTTGTCTCctgttccttttttcctcacTCATGTGCCTTCTCGGCTCTTCAGCAGAGCGCAGCTCACAAGACAGCATGCCTCCCGCCAgagtttccttttccccCAGCAACAGTGAAGCATCGTGGCTGTCTGAAGGGGggatttctcttcctccttctttttcctcggctTCATCGTTTTCTCCTGTATCTCGACAGCGTCCTCTcacttcctcgtcctctgcctctgccggCTGTGGCTCTCTGTCCCCGTCCCCGTGTTCGTACACcgctgcgtctcccgcgCCTTCGGGACTTGTGAGGGAGTCGTTGCAGTCCTCTTACCGCATTCCTGTTCACATGGTTGGAGCTCGTGCGGCAGTGGCGTCGATCTCGGCGGGGAATCAAAGCCTCTTTCTGGCTTTAGACACGCAGACCGAGGGggtgcgtctcttcctctcgaatTCCACTGCTTGCACGCAACTCCCCAGTCTTTCGACGCGGCCCTCAAGTCTCCTGGGGGCGGCGGCGACCCGGCGGAAGCTGTTGTCGGAGTCGACAAAGCGCTTGCGGCCCTCTGCGGCGACGCCTGTCGAGAGATCAGAGGCGCAGAGGGACGGAGACCATTTCGCCCAACAGGCACGGCCTCAGGCGGGTGGCGAGCGTGGAAAGATTCTCTTCCAGGCGCTGCCCTCTCTGCGGCGCCGAGGGAAGAAGCTGATCTTCAGAGTCGCAGGTGACCGAGAGAACGAACAGTGCTACGACCCCCAACACTCCCGCCGTGCGACGTGGTGTCTGAACGGCCAGCAGGCCTGCAACTTCTTGAGCGAGACGCCTTACCTGTGTCACGCAAGTCCGGAGGTCGATTTAGCGCATGCAACCGCGTAAGCTggtgaaagaagagacagaaaacatgTGGAGCAAGCGGGAGAAGGGGAGCcaacgaacagagagaaagagagaggggacagCACGCGGCGACTCTTTTTTTGTGAAGGCCAAGTGAAAAAAACAGCCACTGAACGAGGAGACCGGAACCGGGGGAGAAAGCGGACACAGTGtgaaaaacgagggagagagtgaACAGGGCAGGGGGTCCCCGGACATCGCAGACAGAAAATCAGAGAAAAGctgaggaaaggagaaaagtgATACAGATGCAGCGGGAACGGTGAGGGAAGACGCACGTTGAGATGGAAATTTCGCTGGATACGACGGGAGGTCGAGATGGGGATTCGAACGCTAAAAAGAACACAAAGGAGAGGGGGCGAAATACAGAGAGTGAAGACGAGTACGAGAAactgcagacgaagaacagagaagttCAAAACCCCCAGAGAGATGGAGCGAGTCAGTGGAGCTGGCGGGAGGCTGTTGGACGGTACggcgcagagacgaagaggcttTGCGGAAGACCAGAATCGTTGAtagaaaggagacaggaagcgagacaCGGACCTAGGAAGAGATACGGAAATGTCAGAGAAGAGTACAAGTAAGGTAGCTGTCAAGAAAATCGAGAGAAAACCTGAATAGTCAAAGAGTTCTCTCAAAGAGGGAACACTGTGGTTCGGCATGTTGAGGCCAGGCGCCTCGCCACCAAGGGGCAGGACGCATCATCTGGAGTCTCCCGCTTGTTTACCTCCCAT
Protein-coding regions in this window:
- a CDS encoding hypothetical protein (encoded by transcript TGME49_234200); translation: MLLPLRMAADVTREESRCLEALELLQLQVQRELRKFRSRQTSAGSRTGLVTRTSEEQSVAGDGGDAKKGSGGEGRGESEGGSRARSLSMRRKEYLEEVWRCADVGAVECPDRFEEHRGGGNRLEEGQDYRLHAVLRRLRLTSLPRDERRSGREPSRFWSQSPVRRPPASMTPERQTHLNCPTCVYLQGALYRQRVQRACVEVESRNLLQGLAKDLRTTRTRVRELETLRAEEVTALASGLREKEREVDVLKSLLSRALERLEEVVTLLRAKNVESSVGQALRGKGKKAEQTCCVTSEKEDLGSPLESHSQSPIKHRATDPLTTACFELRLGQVDEVLAQEREKQRAVTGRQQTNTAEFSPLGSTKPIGQCISEQEATELSPAPAQTGNTQNTECSGSPERQDESHTGNDHIPLYVSGDLASFPTQREGFRGPESSSKGFHSSPHALDKTQVTMRSRPTPDDSPALQAPSELSAAHTDSGGHLLLTLSPQLQQRMIKDDQHLVSPAPGGLFLVHNGSPYLSCVDGVERAGSGMGLSVGPWAPRLCVEERQTPGENVAKQTSTAVGSHWEGMQGTCSGRHSCSLLSQASVSRGWPLSTGPPATFAPPVSSSSSVISSVSSASMAPPVVLLASTADAARHTRSSPTPRQLCEAGDGWTPKHQLLHAPFQCLQHATVSSASTLSLSHTRKLAPETRRRGSECHNFASGFSHERVHSVHCDSAFPHAVPIRRHERAAGISHYSPHPCQLSGVSAESPAGPLEASRFIAAGSEEQQQQLQTPLIGPFVPLSQQLRSQTPSVECPQPECEKVPAGQPELKVPEADCRVSGARAGSGGAGVLNTVTENERSRQNQAGGVPDSAPPARSAPTPASISVTSAADVFPSANVLHLPTSSPMSFRTDDILQRRAKRPAARELPADALLELSSAESECGDMASGFHRPSLY